In Nocardioides cavernae, a single genomic region encodes these proteins:
- a CDS encoding TlpA family protein disulfide reductase produces MAPADRGEPVDLTGTDLEGGDVDLADLRGGPVVVNVWASWCPPCIKEQPDLNAAAAALGDDVQFIGLNIRDASQDDAAAYVRDLDVPYSSIYSADGSALLPFAGTLTPRSIPSTVVLDAEGRVAASVNGRIPTTQTLVSLVEAVRDE; encoded by the coding sequence GTGGCGCCGGCCGACCGCGGCGAGCCCGTCGACCTCACCGGCACCGACCTCGAGGGCGGCGACGTCGACCTCGCTGACCTGCGCGGCGGGCCGGTGGTGGTCAACGTGTGGGCGTCGTGGTGCCCGCCGTGCATCAAGGAGCAGCCCGACCTCAACGCGGCCGCCGCCGCGCTCGGCGACGACGTGCAGTTCATCGGCCTCAACATCCGTGACGCCTCGCAGGACGACGCAGCGGCCTACGTCCGCGACCTCGACGTGCCGTACTCCTCGATCTACTCCGCCGACGGCTCGGCGCTGCTGCCGTTCGCCGGCACCCTGACGCCGCGGTCCATCCCGAGCACGGTCGTCCTCGACGCCGAGGGCCGGGTCGCGGCGTCGGTCAACGGCCGGATCCCCACCACGCAGACGCTGGTCTCGCTTGTCGAGGCGGTCCGCGATGAGTGA